Proteins co-encoded in one Prescottella sp. R16 genomic window:
- a CDS encoding nuclear transport factor 2 family protein: protein MAASPESIRSTVESYIKAVASGTADDVLALYADGATVEDPVGTPVRTTRESIREFYAIIEPLEQEAELLTLRIAGNTAAFHFRISTKFDGNISEITPIDVMEFDDTGKIVSMRAVWGPEDMVQL, encoded by the coding sequence ATGGCCGCGTCCCCCGAAAGCATCCGCAGCACCGTCGAGAGCTACATCAAGGCCGTCGCCTCCGGCACCGCCGACGACGTGCTCGCGCTGTACGCCGACGGCGCCACCGTCGAAGACCCCGTCGGCACCCCGGTGCGCACCACCCGCGAGTCGATCCGCGAGTTCTACGCGATCATCGAACCGCTCGAGCAGGAAGCCGAGCTCCTGACGCTGCGTATCGCCGGAAACACGGCGGCCTTCCACTTCCGGATCAGCACGAAGTTCGACGGCAACATCAGCGAGATCACCCCCATCGACGTCATGGAGTTCGACGACACCGGCAAGATCGTCAGCATGCGCGCCGTGTGGGGGCCCGAGGACATGGTCCAGCTCTGA
- a CDS encoding class I SAM-dependent methyltransferase produces the protein MSAWQRAGAAVYDPMLADTERRGMAQRRLRLLADAHGVVVEIGAGTGLNLPHYPSGAVSSLVLTEPVPAMASHLRAKVRASRPDAEVVETTGDRLPAATGTVDTVVGTLVLCTVPDPDAVLAEIARVLRPGGQFLFCEHVRSDDPAAARWQDRLAGPWAVFGQGCRCNRRTLSAIERTFGHVEADRGTWQGMPTVVRPLVTGRATHAHEAR, from the coding sequence GTGTCGGCATGGCAGCGGGCCGGTGCCGCCGTGTACGACCCGATGCTGGCCGACACCGAACGGCGCGGCATGGCGCAGCGCCGACTGCGTCTGCTCGCGGACGCGCACGGCGTCGTCGTCGAGATCGGTGCGGGCACCGGACTGAATCTGCCGCACTACCCGTCCGGTGCGGTGTCCTCGCTGGTGCTGACGGAACCGGTGCCGGCGATGGCGTCGCACCTGCGGGCCAAGGTTCGGGCGTCGAGACCGGACGCCGAGGTCGTCGAGACCACGGGTGACCGGTTGCCCGCGGCGACGGGCACCGTCGACACCGTCGTCGGCACCCTCGTGCTGTGCACGGTCCCCGATCCGGATGCGGTGCTCGCCGAGATCGCCCGGGTGCTGCGGCCCGGGGGACAGTTCCTGTTCTGTGAGCACGTTCGTTCCGACGATCCGGCGGCGGCCCGGTGGCAGGACCGGCTCGCCGGACCGTGGGCGGTGTTCGGTCAGGGCTGCCGATGCAATCGCCGTACGCTGTCGGCGATCGAGCGGACGTTCGGACACGTCGAAGCCGATCGGGGTACATGGCAGGGGATGCCCACCGTGGTCCGCCCACTCGTGACGGGGCGGGCCACACACGCACACGAGGCCCGATAA
- a CDS encoding roadblock/LC7 domain-containing protein has protein sequence MSTDRGIVPDTDQGSRDGHPLDWLVSNFAREVAGVSHAVLVSADGLLMASSAHLPIDRAEQLAAVTSGLASLSAGVSSIFDGGGVLQSVVEMQRGYLLLMSVGDGSHLATLTSSSCDIGQVGYEMALLVERVGSSVQATPRATLGS, from the coding sequence ATGAGCACCGACCGGGGAATCGTGCCGGACACCGATCAGGGCTCCCGTGACGGGCACCCGCTGGACTGGCTGGTGTCGAACTTCGCCAGGGAGGTCGCGGGCGTCTCGCACGCCGTCCTGGTGTCCGCGGACGGCCTGCTCATGGCGAGCAGTGCGCACCTCCCGATCGATCGCGCGGAGCAGCTCGCCGCGGTCACGTCCGGGCTCGCCAGCCTGTCCGCCGGCGTCTCGAGCATCTTCGACGGGGGCGGTGTCCTGCAGTCGGTTGTCGAGATGCAGCGCGGCTATCTGCTGTTGATGAGCGTCGGCGACGGATCGCACCTGGCCACGCTGACGTCGTCGTCGTGCGACATCGGGCAGGTCGGCTACGAGATGGCGTTGCTCGTCGAGCGGGTCGGCAGTTCGGTGCAGGCCACGCCGCGCGCGACCCTCGGGTCCTGA
- a CDS encoding peptidylprolyl isomerase encodes MTSQTATATLHTNRGDIEIALFGNHAPKTVENFVGLANGTKEYSTQNAQGTATGPFYDGAVFHRVIDGFMIQGGDPTGTGRGGPGYKFGDEFHPELQFDRGYLLAMANAGPGTNGSQFFITVGPTPHLNRRHTIFGEVLDEASKKVVDAIATTATDRADRPVDDVVINSITIA; translated from the coding sequence GTGACTTCACAGACTGCTACTGCCACGCTGCACACCAACCGCGGCGACATCGAGATCGCGCTGTTCGGTAACCATGCGCCGAAGACCGTCGAGAACTTCGTCGGGCTCGCGAACGGCACCAAGGAGTACTCCACGCAGAACGCACAGGGCACCGCCACCGGCCCGTTCTACGACGGCGCGGTCTTCCACCGCGTCATCGACGGCTTCATGATCCAGGGCGGCGACCCGACCGGCACCGGTCGTGGTGGCCCGGGCTACAAGTTCGGCGACGAGTTCCACCCCGAGCTGCAGTTCGACCGCGGCTACCTGCTGGCCATGGCGAACGCCGGCCCGGGCACCAACGGCTCGCAGTTCTTCATCACCGTCGGTCCGACGCCGCACCTGAACCGCCGCCACACCATCTTCGGTGAGGTGCTCGACGAGGCGTCGAAGAAGGTCGTCGACGCCATCGCCACCACCGCGACGGACCGTGCCGACCGCCCGGTCGACGACGTCGTGATCAACAGCATCACCATCGCGTAA
- a CDS encoding ATP/GTP-binding protein gives MTSTKIVIAGGFGVGKTTLVGAVSEIVPLRTEALVTNASDGVDSLTATPQKATTTVAMDFGRISLAPDLVLYLFGTPGQQRFWFMWDDLIRGAIGAIVLIDTRRLDESFAAVDYFEAQGLPFVVAVNEFDDAPRYPLEEIRQALAVPAHVPILSIDARVQESAKTALVAITEYALTRLDQPVG, from the coding sequence GTGACCTCGACCAAGATCGTCATCGCGGGTGGGTTCGGGGTCGGCAAGACCACGCTGGTCGGGGCGGTGTCCGAGATCGTGCCGTTGCGGACCGAGGCGCTGGTCACCAACGCGTCCGACGGTGTGGACAGTCTCACTGCCACCCCGCAGAAGGCCACCACGACGGTCGCGATGGATTTCGGCCGGATCAGCCTGGCCCCGGATCTGGTGCTGTACCTGTTCGGTACGCCGGGGCAGCAACGGTTCTGGTTCATGTGGGACGACCTGATCCGCGGCGCCATCGGTGCGATCGTGCTGATCGACACCCGCAGGCTGGACGAGTCGTTCGCCGCCGTCGACTACTTCGAGGCGCAGGGCCTGCCGTTCGTGGTCGCGGTCAACGAGTTCGACGATGCGCCGCGCTATCCGCTCGAGGAGATCCGGCAGGCGCTGGCGGTACCCGCGCACGTGCCGATCCTGTCGATCGACGCCCGCGTGCAGGAGTCCGCGAAGACGGCACTGGTCGCGATCACCGAGTACGCACTCACCCGGCTCGATCAGCCGGTGGGATAG
- a CDS encoding DUF3566 domain-containing protein — translation MSTPRKPGEQGDGATRVEPAESAPEAATSKKPAPKADEPKKPAPKADEPKKPAPKADEPKQTTPETGKPAAGTPVDGEPAPDTSPQQRPVQTPPWQRGQQQRSAQNSATPQVRKPVAPPAPAKTGPEKADPKPPGRESASTPPSRPVVTGTAAPKQGKPVVTGTAAPKPAGTGTAAPQQGKPVVTGAAAPEHGGRPVVTGTAAPGARSKAAAIDGPTRSIARPDLAKDMPDLSEVKHPSTAPAPGGARKAAASALAVPAPVAGEGLRATVQLRRIDPWSALKVSLVISVALFFVWMVAVGLLYVVLDGMGVWDRLNNAFTEIITDSSTGGLVSSGQVFGYSALIGLMNVVLFTALATIGSFIYNLCSDLVGGVQVTLADPD, via the coding sequence TTGAGCACTCCCCGAAAGCCCGGCGAGCAGGGGGACGGCGCCACCCGCGTCGAGCCCGCCGAATCGGCGCCCGAGGCAGCCACCTCGAAGAAACCGGCTCCGAAGGCGGACGAGCCGAAGAAACCGGCTCCGAAGGCCGACGAGCCGAAGAAACCGGCTCCGAAGGCCGACGAGCCGAAGCAGACGACCCCGGAGACCGGCAAGCCCGCAGCGGGGACACCGGTCGACGGCGAGCCGGCTCCGGACACGTCACCGCAGCAGCGGCCGGTCCAGACGCCGCCGTGGCAGCGGGGACAGCAGCAGCGATCCGCCCAGAACTCGGCGACTCCGCAGGTCCGGAAGCCGGTGGCTCCGCCGGCCCCGGCGAAGACGGGCCCGGAGAAGGCGGACCCGAAGCCGCCCGGGCGTGAATCGGCGTCCACCCCGCCGTCCCGTCCGGTCGTCACCGGTACCGCGGCGCCCAAGCAGGGCAAGCCGGTCGTCACCGGGACAGCGGCACCGAAACCGGCCGGTACCGGGACGGCGGCCCCCCAGCAGGGCAAGCCCGTCGTCACCGGGGCGGCCGCACCCGAGCATGGCGGCAGGCCCGTCGTGACGGGCACGGCGGCCCCGGGGGCACGGTCGAAGGCCGCGGCCATCGACGGCCCGACCCGCAGCATCGCCCGCCCCGATCTGGCGAAGGACATGCCGGATCTGTCGGAGGTCAAGCATCCGAGCACCGCCCCGGCTCCGGGCGGTGCCCGGAAAGCGGCCGCGTCGGCGCTCGCCGTGCCGGCCCCGGTCGCGGGTGAGGGGCTGCGGGCGACGGTGCAGTTGCGTCGCATCGACCCGTGGTCGGCGCTCAAGGTGTCGCTGGTGATCTCGGTGGCGCTGTTCTTCGTGTGGATGGTTGCGGTCGGTCTCCTGTACGTCGTGCTCGACGGCATGGGCGTGTGGGATCGGCTCAACAATGCGTTCACCGAGATCATCACCGATTCGAGTACCGGTGGACTGGTGTCGTCCGGTCAGGTGTTCGGCTACTCGGCGCTGATCGGATTGATGAACGTGGTGCTCTTCACCGCGCTCGCCACCATCGGGTCGTTCATCTACAACCTGTGTTCCGATCTGGTCGGCGGCGTGCAGGTCACGCTGGCAGACCCGGACTGA
- the gyrA gene encoding DNA gyrase subunit A has translation MTDTTLPPEEPTHDRIEPVDIQQEMQSSYIDYAMSVIVGRALPDVRDGLKPVHRRVLYAMYDNGYRPDRGYVKSARPVADTMGNYHPHGDSSIYDTLVRMAQPWSLRYPLVDGQGNFGSRGNDGAAAMRYTECRMTPLAMEMVREIDHDTVDFVPNYDGKTQEPTVLPSRIPNLLVNGSGGIAVGMATNIPPHNLREVAEAVYWALDNHEADEEATLEAVMDRVKGPDFPTAGLIVGGQGIQDAYRTGRGSVRMRGVVEIEESDRGATQIVITELPYQVNPDNLITSIAEQVRDGKIAGISKIEDQSSDRVGMRIVVVVKRDAVAKVVLNNLYKHSQLQTSFGANMLSIVDGVPRTLRLDQMIRLYTAHQLEVIVRRTKYLLRKAEERAHILRGLVKALDALDEVIALIRASQTVDVARTGLMQLLEVDEIQAQAILDMQLRRLAALERQKIVDQLAEIEREIADYKDILAKPERQRAIVKDELAEIVEKYGDDRRTRIVAADGDVTDEDLIAREDVVVTITETGYAKRTRTDLYRSQKRGGKGVKGAELKQEDIVKNFFVCSTHDWLLFFTTKGRVYRAKAYELPEANRAARGQHVANLLAFQPEEKIQSIIHIKSYEDAPYLVLATRNGLVKKSRLADFDSNRSGGIVAINLRGEDELVGAVLCSADDDLLLVSAKGQSIRFAATDEALRPMGRATSGVQGMRFNQDDELLSLNVVRDDTYLLVATSGGYAKRTPIEDYVAQGRGGKGVLTIQYDPKRGTLVGAVIVDVEDELYAITSSGGVIRTAAKQVRKAGRQTKGVRLMNLGDGDTLLAIARNADEPEDTADAEDTSDGAKES, from the coding sequence ATGACCGACACCACGTTGCCCCCCGAGGAACCCACGCACGACCGGATCGAACCGGTCGACATCCAGCAGGAGATGCAGTCCAGCTACATCGATTACGCGATGAGTGTGATCGTGGGCCGTGCGCTACCGGATGTGCGCGACGGCCTCAAGCCCGTCCACCGGCGCGTGCTGTACGCGATGTACGACAACGGTTACCGCCCGGACCGCGGCTACGTGAAGTCCGCGCGCCCGGTCGCCGACACGATGGGTAACTACCACCCGCACGGTGACAGTTCCATCTACGACACCCTCGTGCGCATGGCGCAGCCGTGGTCGCTGCGTTACCCGCTGGTCGACGGCCAGGGCAACTTCGGTTCCCGCGGCAACGACGGCGCCGCCGCGATGCGGTACACCGAGTGCCGGATGACGCCGCTCGCGATGGAGATGGTGCGCGAGATCGACCACGACACAGTCGATTTCGTTCCCAACTACGACGGCAAGACGCAGGAGCCGACGGTGCTGCCGTCGCGTATCCCGAACCTGCTCGTCAACGGCTCCGGCGGTATCGCCGTCGGTATGGCCACCAACATTCCGCCGCACAACCTGCGGGAGGTCGCCGAGGCCGTCTACTGGGCGCTCGACAACCACGAGGCCGACGAGGAAGCCACCCTCGAGGCCGTCATGGACCGGGTCAAGGGTCCGGATTTCCCGACCGCCGGCCTGATCGTCGGTGGCCAGGGCATCCAGGACGCCTACCGCACCGGCCGCGGCTCGGTCCGCATGCGCGGCGTCGTCGAGATCGAGGAATCCGATCGCGGTGCCACCCAGATCGTCATCACCGAGCTGCCTTACCAGGTCAACCCGGACAACCTGATCACCTCGATCGCCGAGCAGGTGCGCGACGGCAAGATCGCCGGCATCTCCAAGATCGAGGACCAGTCGTCCGACCGTGTGGGCATGCGCATCGTCGTCGTCGTCAAGCGGGACGCCGTCGCGAAGGTGGTGCTCAACAACCTCTACAAGCACTCGCAGCTGCAGACGTCGTTCGGTGCGAACATGCTGTCCATCGTCGACGGTGTGCCGCGCACGCTGCGCCTGGACCAGATGATCCGCCTGTACACGGCGCACCAGCTCGAGGTCATCGTCCGGCGCACGAAGTACCTGCTGCGCAAGGCGGAGGAACGGGCCCACATCCTGCGCGGCCTGGTCAAGGCGCTCGACGCGCTCGACGAGGTCATCGCCCTCATCCGGGCGTCGCAGACCGTCGACGTCGCCCGCACCGGGCTGATGCAGCTCCTCGAGGTCGACGAGATCCAGGCGCAGGCCATCCTCGACATGCAGCTGCGGCGGCTCGCCGCCCTCGAACGGCAGAAGATCGTCGACCAGCTCGCCGAGATCGAACGCGAAATCGCTGATTACAAGGACATTCTCGCGAAGCCCGAGCGGCAGCGCGCGATCGTCAAGGACGAGCTCGCCGAGATCGTCGAGAAGTACGGAGACGACCGTCGCACCCGCATCGTCGCGGCCGACGGCGACGTCACCGACGAGGACCTCATCGCCCGCGAGGACGTGGTCGTCACGATCACCGAGACCGGCTACGCCAAGCGCACCCGCACCGACCTGTACCGGTCGCAGAAGCGGGGCGGCAAGGGTGTCAAGGGCGCCGAGCTCAAGCAGGAAGACATCGTCAAGAACTTCTTCGTCTGCTCGACGCACGACTGGCTGCTGTTCTTCACCACCAAGGGCCGCGTCTACCGGGCCAAGGCGTACGAGCTGCCCGAGGCCAACCGGGCCGCCCGCGGCCAGCACGTGGCGAACCTGCTGGCGTTCCAGCCGGAGGAGAAGATCCAGAGCATCATCCACATCAAGTCGTACGAGGACGCGCCGTACCTGGTGCTCGCGACCCGCAACGGCCTGGTGAAGAAGTCGCGGCTCGCCGACTTCGACTCCAACCGCAGCGGCGGCATCGTCGCCATCAACCTGCGCGGCGAGGACGAACTGGTCGGTGCGGTGCTGTGCTCCGCCGACGACGACCTGCTGCTGGTCTCCGCGAAGGGGCAGTCGATCCGATTCGCTGCCACCGACGAGGCGCTGCGCCCCATGGGCCGCGCGACGTCCGGCGTCCAGGGCATGCGGTTCAACCAGGACGACGAACTGCTGTCCCTCAACGTCGTTCGCGACGACACCTACCTGCTCGTCGCCACGTCCGGGGGCTACGCCAAGCGCACCCCCATCGAGGACTACGTGGCGCAGGGACGAGGCGGCAAGGGCGTTCTCACCATCCAGTACGACCCGAAACGTGGCACCCTGGTCGGTGCGGTCATCGTCGACGTCGAGGACGAGCTGTACGCGATCACGTCGAGCGGCGGCGTCATCCGCACCGCGGCCAAGCAGGTCCGCAAGGCCGGCCGGCAGACGAAGGGCGTGCGCTTGATGAACCTCGGGGACGGCGACACGCTGCTCGCGATCGCACGCAATGCCGACGAGCCCGAGGACACTGCAGATGCCGAGGATACGTCCGATGGAGCGAAGGAGTCGTAG
- a CDS encoding ATP-binding protein, producing the protein MTETTPPARRPWNLEGWGVRWKITAAVAIPLTVAMVLGGLRVQSELANAVHYGRAADQVADVPAIVKMGTDFGLASAGYSVNTLMPEDLEGLAGSIDAVRDVVADSALPSDVVDRLRTSLTTIEGVQQEMVTGAPPRADLADQTTAIRQDLTELLDDIVGPIEDPAVIAAHTHLIDAWSAQRRLADQVTGAMALLANPNASMTDVLTASGAELAVIDSLIRSFPAAAGQLDTLRQAVHARLDMFDAARGGPLPLLGLRASLVESVETYSALVAEASDAISATVTARAEETRSAAIRDALLVLVTLLAALVLALLVSRSLIGPIRRLRLGALRVAREDLPDAIDRVMDGDLDAVTRFEPVPVYTTEEIGQLARAVDDIHGQALRLAGEQADLRLQIGDMFETLARRSKSLVDQQLGLIENLEFEEKDPKRLESLFKLDHLAARMRRNGDNLLILSGHRVHRAHSAPVQLGDTVRAAMSEVEDYRRVQVGSTPNGALSGTVAADVVHLVAELLDNALQASPPDSKVRIAFARAVDGGVLIEISDSGIGVPPDRLAAINERLGAGGEVSPETARHMGLFVVSRLAARHGLTVRLRRTHDTRSNPGITASVHLPDTLLVSPLEMVHTGPLPRMDTDGMPVVTVVPSGAMPQLVTTPAPAAPESAPSPAGTLPQRTLGGTAGLPQRTPGATSLARMQDAPAPGPVPSAPPTPQPQQPVAPSLPALSTAASPAPAADAVDPGDDSPPARRHRYRSNAAKTASFFGARPNTSTVRDDTDAVPGGTPIFSDMVTDWLTDPTEAEDIGRFEWVSAGDEGWAAAHRVSETPVEDRTESGLPQRRPGHRLVPGGVDTGSGGHGPTTRPRLRDPEAVRENLSRHQKGTRLGRAASAAERTSIGGDR; encoded by the coding sequence GTCGCGATCCCCCTGACCGTCGCGATGGTGCTCGGCGGGCTGCGCGTGCAGAGCGAACTCGCCAACGCCGTGCACTACGGACGGGCCGCCGACCAGGTCGCGGACGTGCCCGCCATCGTCAAGATGGGCACCGATTTCGGTCTTGCGTCCGCCGGCTACTCGGTGAACACCCTGATGCCCGAGGACCTCGAAGGGCTCGCCGGCTCGATCGACGCAGTCCGGGACGTCGTGGCCGACTCCGCGTTGCCGTCCGACGTCGTCGACCGGTTGCGCACCTCGCTCACCACCATCGAAGGCGTACAGCAGGAAATGGTGACCGGGGCCCCGCCGCGCGCCGACCTGGCCGACCAGACCACGGCGATCCGACAGGACCTGACCGAACTCCTCGACGACATCGTCGGCCCGATCGAGGATCCGGCCGTCATCGCCGCGCACACCCACCTGATCGACGCCTGGTCGGCGCAGCGCCGCCTCGCGGACCAGGTCACCGGCGCGATGGCACTCCTCGCGAACCCGAATGCATCGATGACCGACGTGCTCACCGCGTCCGGCGCGGAACTCGCGGTGATCGACTCGCTGATCCGATCGTTCCCGGCCGCGGCCGGGCAGCTCGACACCCTGCGCCAGGCGGTGCACGCCCGGCTCGACATGTTCGACGCCGCCCGCGGCGGCCCCCTGCCGCTGCTCGGACTGCGGGCGTCGCTGGTCGAGAGCGTCGAAACCTACAGCGCGCTCGTCGCGGAGGCGTCGGACGCCATCTCCGCCACCGTCACCGCCCGCGCCGAGGAAACCCGGTCCGCCGCGATCCGCGACGCGCTACTCGTCCTCGTCACCCTGCTCGCGGCACTCGTCCTCGCGCTGCTCGTCTCCCGGTCGCTGATCGGACCGATCCGCCGGCTCCGGCTGGGGGCGCTGCGGGTGGCGCGTGAGGATCTGCCCGACGCGATCGACCGGGTCATGGACGGCGATCTGGACGCGGTCACCCGGTTCGAGCCGGTACCCGTGTACACCACCGAGGAGATCGGGCAGCTGGCCCGCGCCGTCGACGACATCCACGGTCAGGCCCTCCGCCTCGCCGGTGAGCAGGCCGACCTGCGTCTGCAGATCGGGGACATGTTCGAGACCCTCGCCCGCCGCTCGAAGTCGCTCGTCGACCAGCAGCTCGGGCTGATCGAGAACCTGGAGTTCGAGGAGAAGGACCCGAAACGGCTCGAGAGCCTGTTCAAACTCGACCACCTCGCCGCCCGCATGCGCCGCAACGGCGACAACCTGCTGATCCTGTCCGGGCACCGCGTCCACCGCGCCCACTCCGCGCCGGTCCAGCTCGGCGACACCGTGCGCGCCGCGATGTCCGAGGTGGAGGACTATCGGCGGGTGCAGGTCGGCTCCACCCCGAACGGGGCCCTGAGCGGCACCGTCGCCGCCGACGTCGTGCATCTGGTCGCCGAACTGCTCGACAACGCACTGCAGGCGTCCCCGCCGGACAGCAAGGTGCGCATCGCGTTCGCCCGGGCCGTCGACGGTGGTGTGCTGATCGAGATCTCCGACAGCGGAATCGGTGTTCCCCCGGATCGTCTCGCGGCGATCAACGAACGGCTCGGCGCAGGTGGCGAGGTGAGCCCGGAGACCGCCCGCCACATGGGTCTGTTCGTCGTCAGCCGGCTCGCCGCCCGGCACGGGCTCACCGTCCGGCTCCGGCGGACCCACGACACCCGGTCGAATCCGGGGATCACCGCGAGCGTCCACCTTCCCGACACCCTGCTGGTCTCGCCGCTCGAGATGGTGCACACCGGCCCGTTGCCGCGGATGGACACCGACGGGATGCCGGTGGTGACGGTCGTCCCGTCCGGTGCGATGCCGCAGCTGGTCACGACCCCGGCACCGGCCGCCCCGGAATCCGCCCCGTCGCCGGCCGGCACCCTGCCGCAGCGGACACTCGGCGGGACGGCGGGGCTACCGCAGCGGACACCCGGCGCGACGAGCCTCGCCCGCATGCAGGACGCCCCCGCCCCGGGCCCCGTGCCCTCGGCGCCGCCGACCCCACAGCCACAGCAGCCGGTCGCACCGTCGTTGCCGGCGCTGTCGACAGCGGCCTCTCCGGCCCCCGCGGCCGATGCCGTCGACCCGGGCGACGACTCGCCGCCGGCCCGCCGACACCGGTACCGCAGCAACGCCGCGAAGACCGCATCGTTCTTCGGTGCCCGCCCGAATACGAGCACCGTCAGGGACGACACGGACGCCGTGCCCGGCGGCACCCCGATCTTCTCCGACATGGTCACGGACTGGCTCACCGATCCGACCGAGGCGGAGGACATCGGCAGATTCGAGTGGGTGTCGGCCGGCGACGAGGGCTGGGCCGCCGCGCACCGGGTGAGCGAGACCCCGGTCGAGGACCGGACCGAGTCGGGGCTGCCGCAGCGCCGGCCGGGGCATCGGCTGGTGCCCGGCGGCGTCGACACGGGCTCCGGCGGCCACGGGCCGACGACACGTCCACGGCTCCGGGACCCCGAAGCCGTCCGTGAGAACCTGAGCCGCCACCAAAAGGGAACGCGGTTGGGTCGTGCAGCGAGCGCGGCCGAACGCACCAGTATCGGAGGAGACAGATGA
- a CDS encoding TetR/AcrR family transcriptional regulator, translated as MTRTAGTDRGRRTKPDKRAEILEVSSTLFAEKGYTGTSMRDIAADTGMLAGSLYYHFDSKDALAADLVRALRDDMTEAAQRPGVAGDTPVEAIRRFARAVADASARHPGALQVCLGVPGTRDDDLQELLASEARWSDRKWQTLIRAADDAGQVRPEVDARVLREVLRVAVSYSATLAPTGFSARKVADCTVTMLFDGLATKPADDDLSDSPAALAARDVIASWDSGAETIGMSDKQERILDAARYAFAERGFDATTTRDIASAVGFTQGSLYHHFESREAILVAIVRNFSARMRDAHEVIGAAGGTPLETLDALIRMRTAAGKRFEPEVTILKSWAMLVDSGNFDFLLLDGRKLLKVWERAFTAGVRDGSITMPGSARLVFQCLGSILWSTHGLPRVSVERLTRYNLETVLWGASPK; from the coding sequence GTGACACGCACAGCAGGCACCGACAGGGGTCGTCGAACGAAGCCCGACAAGCGGGCCGAGATCCTGGAGGTGTCGTCGACGTTGTTCGCGGAGAAGGGGTACACGGGCACGTCGATGCGTGACATCGCCGCCGACACGGGAATGTTGGCCGGCAGCCTCTACTACCACTTCGATTCGAAGGATGCGCTGGCCGCGGATCTGGTCCGCGCCCTTCGCGACGACATGACCGAGGCGGCCCAGCGGCCCGGGGTGGCCGGGGACACTCCGGTCGAGGCGATCCGCCGGTTCGCGCGGGCCGTCGCGGACGCGTCCGCCCGCCATCCGGGTGCGCTGCAGGTGTGCCTGGGGGTCCCGGGGACCCGGGACGACGACCTGCAGGAACTGTTGGCGTCGGAGGCGCGCTGGTCGGACCGGAAGTGGCAGACACTGATCCGTGCCGCCGACGACGCCGGGCAGGTGCGGCCCGAGGTGGACGCCCGGGTGCTGCGGGAGGTGCTGCGGGTGGCGGTGTCGTACAGCGCGACGCTGGCGCCGACCGGGTTCTCCGCGCGCAAGGTCGCGGACTGTACGGTCACGATGCTGTTCGACGGCCTCGCCACCAAACCCGCCGACGACGACCTGTCCGATTCACCGGCCGCGCTCGCGGCCCGGGACGTGATCGCGTCGTGGGACAGCGGGGCCGAGACGATCGGGATGTCCGACAAGCAGGAGCGCATCCTCGACGCCGCCCGCTACGCGTTCGCCGAACGCGGTTTCGACGCGACCACCACCCGGGACATCGCCTCCGCGGTCGGGTTCACCCAGGGGAGCCTCTACCACCACTTCGAATCACGGGAAGCGATCCTCGTCGCGATCGTCCGGAACTTCTCGGCGCGGATGCGGGACGCGCACGAGGTGATCGGGGCCGCCGGCGGCACCCCACTCGAAACCCTGGACGCGCTGATCCGGATGCGCACGGCCGCCGGGAAACGGTTCGAACCGGAGGTGACGATTCTCAAGTCGTGGGCGATGCTCGTCGACAGCGGCAACTTCGATTTCCTGTTGCTCGACGGCCGCAAGCTGCTGAAGGTGTGGGAACGTGCCTTCACTGCAGGGGTGCGCGACGGCAGCATCACGATGCCCGGGTCGGCGCGGCTGGTGTTCCAGTGCCTCGGATCGATCCTGTGGTCCACCCACGGTCTGCCACGCGTGTCCGTCGAACGGCTGACCCGCTACAACCTCGAGACGGTGCTGTGGGGGGCGTCGCCGAAATAA
- a CDS encoding DUF742 domain-containing protein has translation MNDEYDNVSGRGPSLVRPYSFTSGRTKPAVELALEALIQALPLSDRQLPELGDVEATIVALCAQSPSVAEIAARVGVPIGVARVLVADLVESGHLRILATLQDDASDSERRELIERVLGGLRNL, from the coding sequence ATGAACGACGAGTACGACAACGTGAGCGGTCGCGGACCGAGCCTGGTCCGCCCGTACTCCTTCACCTCGGGCCGGACGAAACCGGCGGTGGAACTGGCCTTGGAGGCCCTGATCCAGGCGTTGCCGCTCTCGGACCGTCAGCTGCCGGAGCTCGGTGACGTCGAGGCGACGATCGTCGCACTGTGTGCGCAGTCGCCGTCGGTGGCCGAGATCGCCGCCCGGGTGGGGGTACCGATCGGCGTGGCCCGGGTGCTCGTCGCCGACCTCGTCGAATCCGGTCATCTGCGGATTCTGGCAACCCTGCAGGACGACGCGAGCGACAGTGAACGTCGCGAACTTATCGAAAGGGTCCTCGGTGGACTACGCAACCTCTAG